The Zavarzinella sp. sequence GCTTGCCAAGGCACTGATTCCGAAGTGAAACAGCAGTTATTGAAATTGATTGGTGAACATTCCATCGAACGGGATATTGTTTATCCTGTCAGCGTGGGAATGTCCAACTTCATGGCAGAATCTGGTAGTGGAGAACGTTACAATCGTGCAGGATTGCATCAATGGGCATTGCAACGTTTCCCGAAATCGCAAAGCAAGTTCGACGAAAACACTTTCAGCAGCGAATCGCGTGGTGCCTTGAAAAATCTTCTTCTGGAAGCAAGCAAAGCAGAGTATCCCACAGTGCCACAGTGGGACGTACTGGAGCAGATCGAAGAGATTGTCGAAAATGAAAAAAAACTCACAAGTGAGCATGTCAGCAAGGTTCAGCAATGGATGAAGGACAACTGGGATCTCCAGTTGCCTGAAGAACGATTCGACGACCTGAAAACGGTTCATGACCTGCAGAACGCAGTATACAACCTGTTCGATGAGCATTTCCGCCACGAAATACATCATATGGAGCGTCATTTACTGCTGGAGTTGATGGATTCAGCTTGGAAGCAACACCTGCAGACGATGGAACACTTAAAATCCGGAATCGGATTGTGGGGCTATGCACAGGTCGATCCGAAGATCAAATACAAACAGGAAGGGATGCGTGAGTTTGATGTGATGTGGGAAGGATTGAACGACCGTGTAACCGATATGATTTTCCGGATCGAAGAAACCACTGAAGAAGCCCCACCGGTTGCCCAGCAGAATATGATCACAAAGCACGAATCTGCAGGAAGTTACGCGGACGAGCTAATGCAGCGAGTGGATGACCAGCAGCAAACCAACAGTGCACAGACTTCCCGTCCCGAACCGATCCGCAATTCTAATCAGAAAGTGGGGCGCAACGATCCTTGTCCATGTGGTAGTGGCAAAAAGTACAAGAATTGCCACATGAAGCAATCACCCAAAAGCTAATTGCCGAACTGCAATATTGCTACATGGCGATATGGTGGAATTTGGTGGCACCCTAACCAAGATGGAGTATGGTTTACATTTTGGACCTGTTTTATGTGCTAATTCTGGCACTGCTGGCACCTTTTCTGCTGAGACGACGTGCGAAAACAGGCCGCTACCGCCGATTATTGCTTCCCAAATTATTGGGTACTACTGTAAAGTCTTCTTCACAAAAGCCTTACGCACTATTCCATGGTGTCAGCGTTGGAGAAGTGCATCTGCTTGAACCGATCATTCGCAGCTTTCTACAACACCACTCAGGGTGGGGGTTTTATCTCTCAACTTCTACGGATGCGGGTTACGATGAAGCGTGTCGGATATTTGGAATCGAAAATGTTTGTGCGGCACCATTTGATTTTACCTGGGCTGTGAAACGCACTCTATTTTCAATGAAACCGAAGCTGATCGTCCTTGCTGAAAGCGATTTATGGCCGAATTTTCTAACTATCGCCAATCAAGTCAAGATTCCGGTCGTTGTTGTAAATGGCCGAATTTCTCCACGATCTGCAAAACGCTACCAGCTGTTCAAGTCAATTCTGTATCGCCTGTTGTTGAGAAAAGTCACTCACTTCTGCATGCAAAGCGAACATTACACCCAGTTGATGGCTGGGCTTGGGGTTTGCTCCAATCGCCTGACTATCACAGGTTCGGTGAAATACGATCGATCTTCAGTCGTGATTTCGCCTGATACATTAGGCAGGATGCGGCAAGAACTGGGAATTCATACTAATCAAGTAGTATTTGTGGCAGGCAGCACGCATGCACCAGAGGAAGAGATCTGCCTGCAAGTATTCCAGAATTTGTTAGCAAAATTTAATCAATTGCGACTCATTCTGGTTCCTCGTTCTCCAGAACGGTTTGTCGAAGTGGAACACCTCATTCGTGGTGCTGGTTTTGAATGCCAGTTACGCACGCAACAATTTCAAAAATCGGAAGTATATAACAAGCCTGTTATATTGATTAACCGAATGGGAGAATTGGGCACTGTCTGGGCATTGGCTGATGTTGCTTTTGTAGGTGGTAGTTTGTGTACCACACGAGGCGGGCAGAGTATGATTGAACCGGCTGGATTGGGGATTCCGCTTGTTTTTGGTCCCCACACCTGGAACTTTCGGGATGCAGTCAATGGGTTATTGCACCACAATGGTGCAGTGGTCGTCCACGATCAAGCCGAATTGGCATTTCAACTTGAAAAAATGTTGACTGACCGCACCACTGCTGCAGCAATGGGTGCCAATGCAAAAAATTATGCACATTCCCAACTCGGTGCCACCCACCGAACAGTTGAAGTGCTAACACAAATCGTTGAGGAATCTCAGTGAATAAAGATGTCCTCTGGTGGTTCGACGGACATTGGGTGCCTGCAAACCAGGTTTCCTTGGCATTCGATCATCCTGGGTTAATGTGGGGAGCAATTGTCACTGATCGAACTCAGATTCGCGACGAAAAACCTTTTCGCTTAGCAGCACACATCGAAAGGCTGATGCAAAGTGCTGAATTGGCAAAGATTCCACTAGTGGCAGATCATGAATCCATCAAGAACTTGGTTGAGGTTGGAATTCAGCTTAATTTGGGAAAAGCAGGTAAATTGTGGCAGGTTATTCTGTTGATGTTACCGAAATCATCGGGTGCTGCGTTATCGATTCAGTTTCTGCCACAGATCGTAGGATCCGATCAATACAAATTATTCCCTTATGAATGCACGCCGATGGAATTGTCATCGGTCAAACATCGCTCTCGACTGCATTGGTGGGTTGCAAGTCAATCTGTTCCAGCAGGATTTGAACCACTATTTACTTCGCGTCTTGCAGATCCGTTTATCTATGAAACTGCTCGAGCAAATGTCCTTGCAATTATCGATGGAGTGCTGGTGAGCCCACCTGAACGGGAAACTTTGCCAGGAATTGCCCGAAAACTAATTTTCGAATTGGCTGAAAGTTTATCAATTCCAACAAAATTTCGCCCAGTTTTGCTCAGCGAATTGATCACAGCAGAAGTGGTACTGATCACAAATTCCACTTTTATAATGAAGAAAGTTTCACAAATTGGTGCTCAACCGACTTCCCCAGGAGGCCCCACCTGGGAGAAATTGGAGAATTTTTGGCTGGAAATCAGTGCGGAAAATGGTTTGTGGCAGGACTATTTTTCGGATTGCCCAAAATTTCATTAATTTTATATAATCCTCTACCTAGATATGGCCGCCGACGCATCTCCAATGGGATACGGGCGGCTTTGTTATTCCTCCCCAAATAGAACAGGTCAACCAATGCCGTTGAAGATACCTGGACTGCAAAGTCGCAAACTACGAATATTGCTGCATGTGGTTGTCGTAATCGGTGCCGCAATCCTGCTGGGTGCAGCACCCCAGAACGACCTCACCACCGCACATACAGGCTGGCAGCCGTTTGCAACATTTTTTGACACCACTCATTTTTCAATGGTGGAACAACTTGCGTTGCTGGGAGCACTACTAACTTCCTGTGCTGCAATCGTTTATGCAGCAATACTCAGTAAGAAGGTGTTTCGTGCCGATTCTGGCACTTCCGGAATGCAGGCTGTTGCTGATGCGGTACGGAAGGGCGCAAATGAGTATATGAAAAAGCAGTTTCGGATAGTTTCCGTACTCCTTGTCATCTTAGCTGTGTTGATCATTGTTGCAAAATGGCCATTTGGTGATAGCACCAACACTGAAGTGCAGGCGATTGCTGCTTCCAGAGGTATTGCTTTTCTTATTGGTGCAATTTTTTCAGCCACAGTTGGATTTTTTGGCATGAAACTTGCTACCGAAGGGAACCTTCGCGTAGCTTCCGCAGCCCGCCTGGGCATGGCACCAGCGATGCGACTTGGTTACCAGACTGGTACAGTGACAGGTATGCTTACCACTGGCCTGGGTCTGCTGGGTGGGTGCGTAATCGTATTATTCATGGGTGAAAAAGCCTATGAAACGCTGCTAGGATTTGCATTCGGCGGTTCCTTGCTTGCACTATTCATGCGTGTGGGTGGGGGTATCTATACCAAAGCTGCCGATGTCGGTGCCGACCTCGTTGGTAAAATTGAACAGGATATTCCCGAAGACGACCCACGCAACGCTGCCACCATTGCTGACAATGTTGGCGACAACGTGGGGGATTGTGCAGGGATGGCTGCGGACGTGTTTGAAAGTTACACGGTAACGATGGTAGCGGCCATGATTCTGGGTTACGCAGCCTTTGGTACCAAAGCAATGATTCTCCCACTGCTCTTTCAGGCGGTGGGGATTCTCAGCAGTATGATCAGCACTGCGCTGGTGGGGAAAAAAGACCCAGGGCCGGGTGCAGGTGGTGCCATGGCTGCGATCAACAATAGTTTTCGAATTGGTGCACTGCTGACCGTTGCAGGTATATTTCTGGTAGGCTTCTTATTTTTACGTTTCGAGAAACCGTACATCGTTGAACAGGCCATTGAACGTGGCCTGGTTAACTATCCTGAATTTCGCGTAGCATTAGGGCTGCAGGAAAATGAGAAGAATGCCAAATTAGCCCACGAGAAATGGCGAAAACTCAGCGAAGAAGAGCAGAATCGAATCGCAGAAATTCCAATGAAAATAACTACCAAAGAGGGGGTTATTGAGCGGAGTGTATTCGAGGAGGCTGACAGTATCGTTCCGGTAAAGCATGGTTTGGATATTCGTCCTGCCGTCGCCTGCCTGGTGGGTATTTTGCTGACACTCGCATTGATGTTTAAGACAGAATACTGGACCAGCACTGAATACAGTCCGGTACGTTCGATTACAAAAAATTCCCGCACAGGAGATGCCACGAACATCATTCAGGGGATCGCCATTGGCTACGAAAGTACCGTGTGGGCGGTACTGCTCATTGCGGTGGGGATTTTTACTGGTGTCTACGTGTATTCGGGCGCAGAAAGCCCTATTTTCACTGCTTACGGTATTGCGATGTGTGGCATTGGAATGCTGGCACTCACAGGCGACACGCTCAGCATGGATGTGTTTGGTCCAGTTGCAGACAACGCCAATGGCATTGGTGAGATGGGCTACAATCGTGATACCAGATTCCAGCAATTATCTCCTACTGATCCCGAATACATGTCACCAGCGGCAATCGCGTCTTCCCGCCAGATACTGACAGACCTCGATGCCACAGGTAATACTACAAAGGCGATTACGAAAGGAATTGCGATTGGTTCTGCAGTGGTGGCAGCAGTGTCGTTGTTTGCCAGTTTTATCGCGGTGCTGGTGAAAGGTTCTGAAGAAAAAATCAATGAAATCACCAAAGGCGACTTTGCCGAAAAGACTGGTTTGCTTTCGATTGCGGTACCTGAAGTATTTATTGGCATGTTGCTGGGAGGTGCAGTGCCTTTTCTGTTCAGCAGTATGACGATTCGGGCAGTTAGTCGGGCTGCCTACTTGATCGTCAATGAATGCCGAAATCAGTTCAAAAAGAAAGAAATCTGGGAAGGAACGGAACCTGCGGACTACGCCCGAGTGGTCGGAATTTGTACCACCACCGCACAAAGAGAACTGATCGGACCAGGATTATTGGCAATTTTTGCACCAATTCTTGTGGGCTTTTTGTTGGGCCCCTACGCGTTGGGAGGCTTCCTCGCTGGCATGATGGTTGTGGGACAATTGTTGGCCGTCTTTATGGCTACCGCAGGTGGTGCATGGGATAACGCAAAGAAAATGATCGAAGACCAGGAACCATCCGATCTTTCTGGAAAAGGTTCACAGCAACACAAGGCAAGTGTTACTGGTGACACCGTTGGCGATCCATTGAAAGACACTGCAGGTCCCGCGATCAACCCACTGATTAAAGTGATGAATATGGTAGCCCTACTGGTGCTGCCATTGGTGCTGGTACATAACCTGAAAAACGGGAGTGAGCCAAATTATCTCCTCACGGCAGCAATTGTACTGGTAGGTTTTCTGGCAATCAGTTGGTCGTGGTGGCAATCGAAACGAGATACGATTGAGATGCGGGAATTGGATGCAGAGTATGAAGTGCAGTTGAAGGCCGCAATCGAGAAAAGAAGATCCGAGAAGGACCAGAACACCTGATTCGTTAATTTTGAGTAGGTCAGTTTAGGAGGCAGATTTCAGGAAAAGTGGGCCATCGACTGCATAACACAGTTGCTGTTGAATTGCCAGAATCAGATCCTCGTTGTTCTTGACGGGTGTTTTCATCATAGTAAAGCACCTGCCAAGCACGAACAGTTCATGTGCATCGCTGTTCCCCAGTTGGGCAAAACGTGGCTGTTGCATTGCATAGGCTGCGGCTTTTGCACGCACTTCAGGAAACATGTTGTTCGACATCATTTCCATACCATCCAGTTCTGGTTGATATTTTTCGCAAATGATATCAAATCCCTGTTCCCAGCGAAAAGGATGTGCCGCCACACAAACCCCACCCTGGCGATGCACTTCCTGGCATAGATCAACCCAGTGAATGCCCTTCGGTAAGTAATCGAGGGATTGAATCCCATAACAAAGTACATCACCTTGCTTTCCGGTTACTTCCACCCCACCCAGGATCGTCAACCGTGGGGCATAACTACGTAATTCATCCAATTCATCTTCTGGCCAAAGACGGTCATGTTCGGTCAGTACAATTCCATCCAATCCAATTCTAACCGCGTGTTCTACCAATTCGTACGGATCAATGACGCTATCGGGTGAATAACGGCACGTGTGCATATGGAGATCAAATTTCATTCGTTTACTTGGAGCTTTTCTTCTGGTTGTCTGAAATCGTCTGTTCAAATAATTGTCGCAGTTTTTTTGTTTCTGTGGTAACACAGTGGTTCGATTTTACTGCTTGAAAACCTGCAAAGCCCATTGCATTCAAGCGATCGTTAGATAGTGTCAGTAGCTGGATAATTGCTTTGCAGGTAGCGTCAACATTCCCCGATGGTACAAGGAAACCATTGACTCCATGCTCAATCAACTCTGGAATACCTGCAACATAAGTCCCCAGCACGGGTCTACCAGTGGCAAATGCTTCCATCATCGCAACAGGAAGGTTTTCAGCAAAACTTGGCATTATTAATGCCCGTGATCGATGCAATTGTTGTTGGACTTCGGTATTGCTCTGCCACCCCAATAATGTGACACAATCTTGTAAGTTCAGGTCTTGAATCATCTTTTCGATCGGCTCTCGCAGGGGCCCATCGCCAATAAACACCATCTGAAACTGGTGCCCCATTTCTTTGACTTTCTTGAGGGCAGGTAGCAAGAGCAGGTGGCCTTTTTGTGGCACTAGACCAGCTACAGAAAGCAATTTGTTGGTATCGGGAACGGGATCTGGTGTCGATTCCAGATAAGCCAGGTCGACGCCACAATGGACCACATACACTTTGGACCAAAACGCGGGGTCAATCCAGCGAAATATCTGACAACGACCAAAATCGGAAACTGCTACAACAAAAGCTGCCTGTTCGTATTTTTCCTGCAAACTCAACGCTTCTGGCCGGTCCCATTCTTCTGGACCATGCACCGTGATACTGTATGTGGGGCCACCCAGTTTGCGGCAAAGCAACGCAATCGACGCCGGATTCGTTGCGAAGTGTACATGGAGATGCTCCACCTCGTTCTTTGCGAGCCATTTTCTCAGCACGCATGCTTCGCAAAAGTAAAACAGATTGCGAAAGTAGCCATTGCTAGCTTTTCTTGCAAGACGCGATGCAATACCAAAGGCATTAAACCATCGACTTGGAGAACGAAAAAAGGTGACCCAGGTGATCCACAAAATACTGAGCATGTTCACAGAAAGGAGTGCCCGTGTCTGAGAGTATTCTGCAATGTCTGCCGAATCTGGGGAATCTTTACCGGAGTCTCGCACTGAGTAGCGATAAACTGTTTCCCCCAGCGATTCAAGGGCCTGAATTTCTCTGCGGATGAAGGTATGCCGGATGTATGGGTACTGATTCGTCAGGTATGCGATCTTCATTCTGCTATTCGATCCAGGTGGTCACGGCTAATTCTATTCCTTCCTTAATCAGTTTTTCGCGATTTGCGGGCTGCCATTGTAGGATTTCTTTGGCAAAGTTCGATTCATAGCGCGAAATGTGGTAGCGAGACTTCCAATCTCGGTAACTTGGCCGGCGACGGTTTGGGTGCCGAACCACAATTTTTACCAGCCATTTCAACAAATCATTCCTGAAGTGGTACCACGCTGAAGTGGGTTTCGTCGTAATCTGGCTTTCAGAAAATTCTGAGAGAAATTTCAGATATTCTCTGCCAGTTAACACCGGATCTCCCACCAGATTAAACGTCTGGAACTGGGAAACCTCGGAATTCTGTCGTAGTAGTGCTGTCAACGCGGTAGCCACGTCAGTTGCCAGTACAAAGGGCAGGGGGTGGTCGCCTGTGCCCCAGGTCAGGCAAGTGTTTTCGTGGTACCACATGCCAACGCCCCAATGAAATGGTGAACCACCAGAACCGATCACAATGCCTGGGCGTGCCACTGCGATCTTCAAACAGTGCGACAGTGAAAATTGCTCTAAGTTCTTTTCGCACAATGCTTTACATTGGGCATAGAGATTTCGGCGGTGAATTTTGGGGTCAAGTTTGGTATTATCTTGTAATACAGAATTGAGATCTCCAGAATAGTAACTGTCAATGGTACTGGAATAAACCAGTAGTTTCACACATGCCTGGTCGCACAAAGAAGCAAGCTCGAGTGTGGGGTATACCTCGCCTTTCAGGTAATCTTCCCAACGATTGCCGTAGGCACGTGCGAGGTGAAAAACGGTTTCGATGCCTTCCAAAGCTGTATGGATTGTTTCTGGTCTTGTCAGGTCTCCACGCACCAGATCCAGCGGTAATGCACTGATTTTCAACGGAATTCGATCAGGATCGCGAGCCAGAAGCCGCACGGAATGGCCTTCACGAACTAATTGTTGCACGAGTGATTGACCAATAAAGCCTGTCCCACCCAGAACCAGAACTGTGGGCTTACCTGTTGCAGTTTGTTTTAAAGGTGCGGGTTCAGGGAGACGGACTTCCACAGCACCAATTGCCTGTTGCACAATTTTTTCGCAACAATCAATCACCAGAGTCGCAAAATCAATTGTGAAGCGTGGGTCTAAAGTTCCAGATTCTCGTCCACGATAAAATTCCGACAAGCTGTGAAAAATACTGGCACCAAAGAGGTTGCCATGTTTCTTCAATTTCAACTTTGACAGCAGATAGGATCGCCAGTTCCGTTTTCCCTGCCAAATCAGCGTTTTACCATGCCGGACGGTGCGTTTCATCCTTTCCCAATCAAGCATCCCAGCACCATAACGATCCATAACAGCAGTACCTGATTCCAGATCTGCGATCACCAGCCCATTTCTACCACGTACTTCGATGCAATGCTGGCCGTAACTACTGCCAAAATCCCAAGTTAGGGAAACTTCCTCTCCGTTGGCACACTTGGCATGCACATTCCATTTCTGAAAAAAATGCCCCCCACCTGGGAGATGAAGTTTACCTGAGGTTGTCGAATGGACTTCATTCGGCATCCCGAAGAGGTCAATCAAAGCCGCAATCAGGTGCGGGCCCACTTCAAAAATGACATTTCCAGGTTGCCGCACGGCATAGGTGTGAAATGGTCCATTTTTAGCAAATGGCAATTCGCGGTGCCAACAAAGCCGGGCATCGCGAATTTTTCCTAATTCTTTATTGTGCAATGAGTTACGCAAAAAAACATAATTTGGATCAAACAAAAAGTTATGGCTGACTCCTAGATGCCGTCCAGTTCTGTGCACCACTTCAGCCAAATGCCGGCAGTCTGCTACACTGGTTGTAGCGGGCTTTTCGAGCAGCACATCAATCTGATTTTCCAGCAGCTTAGACGCTTCTGAATGGTGAAGATCAGCGGGCAACAGTATATGGGCCACATTGCAAATTCCGGCAGCAACTAACTCATCAATTGATTTTACGTAAGTACTTATTCCATATGATTTTGCAAAAGATTCTGCTCTGGATGCATTGCTGTCGCATACAGCCACGACCTTCAGATTCGGAATCGTTTTCAATGCTTTCAGATGCCAATCGGCGATATAGCCAGCACCCACAATAGCAACGCGATGTTGTGCTTCAGCCAAAATTCTTCTCACTTGTATTCGATGATGGTGGCTTGGCGAGAAAACAATCGATTACGATGGAATTTTAATACACCTATCAATTGTGGCAATTTATCGAGGATGCAACTGATCCCCCAGGCCAGGCTGATTTTGATGCTATAGCCCCTCTTGCGAGTTCGTTGGGCAATTCGAACTACTTGAAGCGGGTAATAGAGCAAGAAAATCAGACTGATTCCCCAAGTTGGCCAGGCAAGTGCCGATGCAAGAAGGGGTAACAGAAATGCAGTTCTCCAGATTCGGCGGATTTCTTTCCGGAATTGCTTTTCAGGCCCACTACCATGGAGCCAGTTTCCAAGTGCATACGCATAACCTGCACGCACTGCACGCTTAAACCACTGATGGAAACGGTACATTGCTGCATCATGAATGGTCATTTCGGAATCGATTCGCCAAATTTGCTGGCCAGTTCTTCTGATCCGCAGACAGATTTCATCATCTTCTGCCGCAATCACCGTGGGGTTGTATCCGGAAACGGCCTGCAGCACGCTTGCACGCATCATCACATCCCCACCAGCGGCTTTTGTCTCACCTATTGGAGTGTTCCATTCAATATCGCACAATGCGTTATAGATTGTTCTGTCGGGATATCTCTCCCGCCTCCGCCCACACACCGCACCCACTTTGGGGTGGTTCACAAGAATGCTTTTTGCATCAAGTAGCCAATTTGCTTGTACTTCACAGTCTCCATCCACGAATTGTACGTAACTAATTTCAGGATAGAGGTTTAGGAGGTGTTCCCAACCCGCATTTCGTGCTCGGGCGGCTGTAAATGGAAGCTGCAAATCCAATTCAACTATGGCAATTCCCTGTGCGGTCACCCACACCTGGCTACCGTCCGTAGAACCAGAATCGACATAAACGATTTTCTTTGTCAATGGTAACAGCGAGCGAATGCACGCCTGTAAACGCGCCCCTTCGTTACGTGCAATAACAACAATACCGATTTCATCCATGACAACCCAACTGTTGCCCGCTTCGTATGATGATGTTGTGATATTTGAAGATCACTCAAAAGAAAGTACCGATACAAAACGTTCTGCAAGAATGTCTTTGGGTGGCTTCCCTGATCTGAAAAGATCATTCAGGGATTGAAAAACTAGAGTTGGTTGGGAGCAATTACCAAGAGACATGAAGTTTCGCTTTTCCCATTTTCTTACCCGCACCCCGGCATTGAATAAGCTGCTCCATGGAATTTTCTGGTCCTATTTGGGCCAGATTCTCATGATTGGCTTGCGCTTTGCCAGCAGCATGGCCATCACACGACTGCTGACCCCGGAAGCGTTCGGGATTTTCGGCCCCGCCCTGGCTGTGATTTTTTTGCTGGAATTTCTATCCGACGTGGGTTTGCGTCAGGCAGTGGGCAGGTCTGAAAATGGTGAAAATCCAGAGTTTGTCGGCACGATCTGGACAGCACTTCTCATTAGAAGTGGGATTTTGGCAAGTGTTACCATCGGCTTGGCATATGTGTTACCGCAGTGGTATCACACACCGGAAATCGGCACCGCGTTGCTGATTCTTGCCGTGCGGCCAATTTTGCTGTCGCTCGGAAATCCGATGGTCCTGGTGCAATATCGCCAGGTGAATTATCGTGGGCCGTTCTGGCTGGATATGACGCAAACCATTGCAGGTATTGTCTTTACAATCAGCCTTGCAGCAATTTATCGGTCTTATTGGTGCCTGGCTGTGGGTTTGCTGGCAGGAGATGTGTGTCGCACAATTCTGAGCCACATCATCCTGCCTGCAGCACCCAGGTTTCGCTGGGATCGACGCTCCTGGCAGGAAATCAGTCACATTGGTTGGCCAATTTTCTTCAACACCTGCTTATACGGTGCCTGGATTAATCTGGAACGGTTACTTGGCCCACGTTTCATTGAAACGCAGACAATTGGCTATTTCTTCGCAGCCTGGACCCTTTACGAAGTGGTGGATAATTTTCTCAATCGGGCAGGGGATGTGTTGTTTTCAGTCACCGCCCGGAAAGAGCGAGATCAATCCGCTCGCATCTTAATGAGAGTTTCCTCATTAATTGCCAGGGTGGGGGTGCCTATTCTGTCTGTTGCAGCAATCATCGCGCCTTGGTTTTACTATCAACTGTACCCGACTCAGTATCGGCAAGCTGGTATACTTTTGGGCGTTCTTTCTGCTCGGTTGCCAATACGTGCACTTATCCAGGTTCAGGTGGTGCACCTCGTAACGTCGCACCGCGTCATTCTTGCGTCATGGTC is a genomic window containing:
- a CDS encoding glycosyltransferase family 4 protein, giving the protein MKIAYLTNQYPYIRHTFIRREIQALESLGETVYRYSVRDSGKDSPDSADIAEYSQTRALLSVNMLSILWITWVTFFRSPSRWFNAFGIASRLARKASNGYFRNLFYFCEACVLRKWLAKNEVEHLHVHFATNPASIALLCRKLGGPTYSITVHGPEEWDRPEALSLQEKYEQAAFVVAVSDFGRCQIFRWIDPAFWSKVYVVHCGVDLAYLESTPDPVPDTNKLLSVAGLVPQKGHLLLLPALKKVKEMGHQFQMVFIGDGPLREPIEKMIQDLNLQDCVTLLGWQSNTEVQQQLHRSRALIMPSFAENLPVAMMEAFATGRPVLGTYVAGIPELIEHGVNGFLVPSGNVDATCKAIIQLLTLSNDRLNAMGFAGFQAVKSNHCVTTETKKLRQLFEQTISDNQKKSSK
- a CDS encoding Gfo/Idh/MocA family oxidoreductase, which codes for MAEAQHRVAIVGAGYIADWHLKALKTIPNLKVVAVCDSNASRAESFAKSYGISTYVKSIDELVAAGICNVAHILLPADLHHSEASKLLENQIDVLLEKPATTSVADCRHLAEVVHRTGRHLGVSHNFLFDPNYVFLRNSLHNKELGKIRDARLCWHRELPFAKNGPFHTYAVRQPGNVIFEVGPHLIAALIDLFGMPNEVHSTTSGKLHLPGGGHFFQKWNVHAKCANGEEVSLTWDFGSSYGQHCIEVRGRNGLVIADLESGTAVMDRYGAGMLDWERMKRTVRHGKTLIWQGKRNWRSYLLSKLKLKKHGNLFGASIFHSLSEFYRGRESGTLDPRFTIDFATLVIDCCEKIVQQAIGAVEVRLPEPAPLKQTATGKPTVLVLGGTGFIGQSLVQQLVREGHSVRLLARDPDRIPLKISALPLDLVRGDLTRPETIHTALEGIETVFHLARAYGNRWEDYLKGEVYPTLELASLCDQACVKLLVYSSTIDSYYSGDLNSVLQDNTKLDPKIHRRNLYAQCKALCEKNLEQFSLSHCLKIAVARPGIVIGSGGSPFHWGVGMWYHENTCLTWGTGDHPLPFVLATDVATALTALLRQNSEVSQFQTFNLVGDPVLTGREYLKFLSEFSESQITTKPTSAWYHFRNDLLKWLVKIVVRHPNRRRPSYRDWKSRYHISRYESNFAKEILQWQPANREKLIKEGIELAVTTWIE
- a CDS encoding sodium/proton-translocating pyrophosphatase, yielding MPLKIPGLQSRKLRILLHVVVVIGAAILLGAAPQNDLTTAHTGWQPFATFFDTTHFSMVEQLALLGALLTSCAAIVYAAILSKKVFRADSGTSGMQAVADAVRKGANEYMKKQFRIVSVLLVILAVLIIVAKWPFGDSTNTEVQAIAASRGIAFLIGAIFSATVGFFGMKLATEGNLRVASAARLGMAPAMRLGYQTGTVTGMLTTGLGLLGGCVIVLFMGEKAYETLLGFAFGGSLLALFMRVGGGIYTKAADVGADLVGKIEQDIPEDDPRNAATIADNVGDNVGDCAGMAADVFESYTVTMVAAMILGYAAFGTKAMILPLLFQAVGILSSMISTALVGKKDPGPGAGGAMAAINNSFRIGALLTVAGIFLVGFLFLRFEKPYIVEQAIERGLVNYPEFRVALGLQENEKNAKLAHEKWRKLSEEEQNRIAEIPMKITTKEGVIERSVFEEADSIVPVKHGLDIRPAVACLVGILLTLALMFKTEYWTSTEYSPVRSITKNSRTGDATNIIQGIAIGYESTVWAVLLIAVGIFTGVYVYSGAESPIFTAYGIAMCGIGMLALTGDTLSMDVFGPVADNANGIGEMGYNRDTRFQQLSPTDPEYMSPAAIASSRQILTDLDATGNTTKAITKGIAIGSAVVAAVSLFASFIAVLVKGSEEKINEITKGDFAEKTGLLSIAVPEVFIGMLLGGAVPFLFSSMTIRAVSRAAYLIVNECRNQFKKKEIWEGTEPADYARVVGICTTTAQRELIGPGLLAIFAPILVGFLLGPYALGGFLAGMMVVGQLLAVFMATAGGAWDNAKKMIEDQEPSDLSGKGSQQHKASVTGDTVGDPLKDTAGPAINPLIKVMNMVALLVLPLVLVHNLKNGSEPNYLLTAAIVLVGFLAISWSWWQSKRDTIEMRELDAEYEVQLKAAIEKRRSEKDQNT
- a CDS encoding 3-deoxy-D-manno-octulosonic acid transferase yields the protein MVYILDLFYVLILALLAPFLLRRRAKTGRYRRLLLPKLLGTTVKSSSQKPYALFHGVSVGEVHLLEPIIRSFLQHHSGWGFYLSTSTDAGYDEACRIFGIENVCAAPFDFTWAVKRTLFSMKPKLIVLAESDLWPNFLTIANQVKIPVVVVNGRISPRSAKRYQLFKSILYRLLLRKVTHFCMQSEHYTQLMAGLGVCSNRLTITGSVKYDRSSVVISPDTLGRMRQELGIHTNQVVFVAGSTHAPEEEICLQVFQNLLAKFNQLRLILVPRSPERFVEVEHLIRGAGFECQLRTQQFQKSEVYNKPVILINRMGELGTVWALADVAFVGGSLCTTRGGQSMIEPAGLGIPLVFGPHTWNFRDAVNGLLHHNGAVVVHDQAELAFQLEKMLTDRTTAAAMGANAKNYAHSQLGATHRTVEVLTQIVEESQ
- a CDS encoding CehA/McbA family metallohydrolase codes for the protein MKFDLHMHTCRYSPDSVIDPYELVEHAVRIGLDGIVLTEHDRLWPEDELDELRSYAPRLTILGGVEVTGKQGDVLCYGIQSLDYLPKGIHWVDLCQEVHRQGGVCVAAHPFRWEQGFDIICEKYQPELDGMEMMSNNMFPEVRAKAAAYAMQQPRFAQLGNSDAHELFVLGRCFTMMKTPVKNNEDLILAIQQQLCYAVDGPLFLKSAS
- a CDS encoding aminotransferase class IV, which gives rise to MNKDVLWWFDGHWVPANQVSLAFDHPGLMWGAIVTDRTQIRDEKPFRLAAHIERLMQSAELAKIPLVADHESIKNLVEVGIQLNLGKAGKLWQVILLMLPKSSGAALSIQFLPQIVGSDQYKLFPYECTPMELSSVKHRSRLHWWVASQSVPAGFEPLFTSRLADPFIYETARANVLAIIDGVLVSPPERETLPGIARKLIFELAESLSIPTKFRPVLLSELITAEVVLITNSTFIMKKVSQIGAQPTSPGGPTWEKLENFWLEISAENGLWQDYFSDCPKFH
- a CDS encoding glycosyltransferase family A protein, coding for MDEIGIVVIARNEGARLQACIRSLLPLTKKIVYVDSGSTDGSQVWVTAQGIAIVELDLQLPFTAARARNAGWEHLLNLYPEISYVQFVDGDCEVQANWLLDAKSILVNHPKVGAVCGRRRERYPDRTIYNALCDIEWNTPIGETKAAGGDVMMRASVLQAVSGYNPTVIAAEDDEICLRIRRTGQQIWRIDSEMTIHDAAMYRFHQWFKRAVRAGYAYALGNWLHGSGPEKQFRKEIRRIWRTAFLLPLLASALAWPTWGISLIFLLYYPLQVVRIAQRTRKRGYSIKISLAWGISCILDKLPQLIGVLKFHRNRLFSRQATIIEYK